A section of the Persephonella sp. genome encodes:
- a CDS encoding SpoVG family protein — protein sequence MEITDVKIYPFDTSRIGGRVRAVADITIDDVLVIKGIKVIESKHGGLFISFPKKVSSKGTYVDIVQSLDNEFTEKVRRAVIDRYKELMKI from the coding sequence ATGGAAATAACCGACGTAAAGATTTATCCTTTTGATACAAGTAGAATAGGTGGTAGAGTTCGTGCTGTTGCAGATATTACCATTGATGATGTTCTGGTAATAAAAGGTATAAAAGTTATTGAATCAAAGCACGGCGGTTTATTTATTTCATTCCCTAAAAAAGTCAGCTCAAAGGGGACTTATGTTGATATTGTCCAGTCTCTTGATAATGAGTTTACAGAAAAAGTCCGCAGAGCTGTTATTGACCGTTACAAAGAACTAATGAAAATTTAA